The DNA region CCCTGTCTGTGCCGGCAAGCTACTGTTGGCGAATTGGGAGAGAATGGACAGAGGGCAGATTCTTCTGCTGGGGCTACCGCTGTTTCTGATATTCACGGACCTCGTCAATCTATTCTCTCCTCCGCCTCCTAAACCCTCGCATCACCATCAGCCtccccaccaccaccaccaccatcccCCACCGACTGAACCCGCGGGGTTCCCCACCCAGGTAATTCAGCCTCCATGATGAGTTTTTTCATCGTCTGTTTCTATGGTTTTGCGAAATTGGAagctttattttaatttttttttataagaattGGAAGCTTTATTATGATTCTGCTACTAATTTTAATGCAGAAGCCAAGCGTCGTCGGAGGGATAGGCCTTGGCAGCGTGGTCAACATTGAATTCTGTTCTTCCTGCTCCTACAGGTGCCTTGAATTTCTGTTTATTGTGCTGTTCTTTATTGGTAGATTCGATTAGATTGGTGAGCTAGGTTAGGATGCACAGCTCGTACTGAATATTTAGAAATGGGGATCTGGAGGACATGCTCATCGCTGCGTCATTTATGGTGATTTCTATATGATGTCTCCGTGAATGAAGTAGGCTTTTGTTAAAGCAATTACCTGTGCTACTGGTAAGTGATTGTAAAACTCTTGTACTACAGTTCGTGGTTCTTCGTGCTGCCACTGCAGATGGATCAGTTAACGGTGTCTCCTATATATGGTAAAAAACACGAATGGGCTGTGGTGTAGGGTTTGAGAGCCCTTACCTATCTGTCGTGAGAGACATGAGCTCTGCAGTAGTGTTGTAACTTACTTAGATCGTCTTTTAACAATGGAAATCTATGTTGATGAGGTCGGTGATGCTCTTTAGTTGATATATTCTTCTAAAAAGACTAGTTGTTTAAAATTTGTACTTATGTTTCATTGGAATGTTACAATCTGCAAAGTTTACTTGTGGAGGAAGGAAATCCACTGAGCTCAAAGTGTAAGATACTAGTTCCTACGTCGTTGTGGAGTTAGTGCAGTGACGTCTCCCCGTTTCTTCGATCCATATAGTTGTCTTGAAAACTAGCTTGTTtcatttttgctgctgattaTACAAACTATGTGCTTGCTTATGATTCCTCATTGCTGGCACAGGGGAACTGCAGTTAACATAAAGAAGATGTTAGAGACTCAGTTTCCCGGAATCGATGTTGTTCTTGCAAACTACCCCCCTCCATTCCCAAAGCGTGTGCTGTCTAAATTGGTACCTGTTGTTCAGATGGGGGTATTTGCAATAATCATGGCTGGTGATCATATCTTCCCGATGATCGGGTTTGCAGTTCCTCCACCCTGGTATTACTCTTTGCGTGCAAACAGGTTTGGAACCATTGCCTCAACTTGGCTTCTAGGCAATGTTGTCCAGTCATT from Punica granatum isolate Tunisia-2019 chromosome 3, ASM765513v2, whole genome shotgun sequence includes:
- the LOC116201791 gene encoding selT-like protein; this translates as MDRGQILLLGLPLFLIFTDLVNLFSPPPPKPSHHHQPPHHHHHHPPPTEPAGFPTQKPSVVGGIGLGSVVNIEFCSSCSYRGTAVNIKKMLETQFPGIDVVLANYPPPFPKRVLSKLVPVVQMGVFAIIMAGDHIFPMIGFAVPPPWYYSLRANRFGTIASTWLLGNVVQSFLQSSGAFEVYCNDELVFSKLKEGRFPGEIELKDLIGRKLASSRVKDGFGEMWS